Genomic segment of Desulfarculaceae bacterium:
GTTTTTCGGCCGGGGTGATGATCTATGTTTCGCTGGTGGAGATCCTGGGCAAGGGGCGGCTGATGCTCTCGGCCAGCCTGGGCGAGGGGCCGGGCGCCTGGGCCTCGGCGGCGGCCTTTTTTGGCGGCATCGGCTTTATCGCGCTGATCGACCGCCTGGTGCCCGAGGCGGACAACCCCCACGAGGCGCGCCTGCCCCAGGACATCCTGCAACCGGCCGGGGACGGGCGCCTCAAGCGCATGGGCATGTTCACCGCCCTGGCCATCGGAATCCACAACTTCCCCGAGGGCCTGGCCACCTTCACCGCCGCCCTGGCCGACCCCGCCCTGGGCCTGGCCATCGCGGTGGCCATCGCCATCCACAACATCCCCGAGGGCGTGGCCGTGGCCGTGCCCATCTACTACGCCACCGGCAGCAGGAGGAAGGCCTTCTTCTACTCGTTCCTCTCGGGCCTGGCCGAGCCTGCCGGGGCCCTGGTGGGCTTCCTTCTGCTGCAAAGCCTGTTCAGCCCCACCCTCATGGGGGTCACCTTCGCGGGGGTGGCCGGGATCATGGTCTTCATCTCTTTGGACGAGCTTCTGCCCACGGCCGAGGCCTACGGCCACCATCATCTGTGCATTTATGGCCTGATAGGCGGCATGGCCCTCATGGCCTTGAGCTTGCTTCTATTATTGTAGGCGGCCCCCCAGGCGGCGGGATGCGGCGTTGCGGGCTTCACTCACGGCTCGGCGTATTGGCATATACGCCTGCGCCGCTCGTTCGCCCGCGCCTTGCCTGCCGCCCCCTGGAGGGGCCGCGAGGATGGGCGGAAG
This window contains:
- the zupT gene encoding zinc transporter ZupT, encoding MSRGRPVIPLEHLSLAFGLTILAGLATGLGSASVLLAKRTDTRLLALALGFSAGVMIYVSLVEILGKGRLMLSASLGEGPGAWASAAAFFGGIGFIALIDRLVPEADNPHEARLPQDILQPAGDGRLKRMGMFTALAIGIHNFPEGLATFTAALADPALGLAIAVAIAIHNIPEGVAVAVPIYYATGSRRKAFFYSFLSGLAEPAGALVGFLLLQSLFSPTLMGVTFAGVAGIMVFISLDELLPTAEAYGHHHLCIYGLIGGMALMALSLLLLL